A stretch of Aureispira sp. CCB-E DNA encodes these proteins:
- a CDS encoding PKD domain-containing protein, with product MNRFFTLLLFLSGWSIGIYGQVTKRAFFIGNSYTYFNTMPEIINRLANANGDTLIHASNTPGGAQLVQHVTNNNTMNGIRQGNWDYVIIQEQSQKPSFSPAQVATDVLPYAAQLNDSIVAHNPCAETVFYMTWGRKNGDQNNCQFYPPVCTYDGMQSRLRSSYLLMTNQNQGICSPVGAAWKVVRDSFPTMELYNPDQSHPSYAGSYLAACTFYTTLFRKSPIGLNFYGNLSASDAQALQRIAAMVVLDSLANWSIGTYDVQANFNTNVNLDSASFTNNSSYSNNFFWDFGDGTPISTLTNPLHIFDTTGTYSVTLIASDSCGNSDTTTQNIVISIPTNLKQFKKIEKNVHIYPNPSSGYITISCKESIKEINIINSLGLEVFSRKNLNNQKNVINLDTYTRGVYYIQLKLNSSQWISKKLVLQ from the coding sequence ATGAATCGATTTTTTACCCTTTTATTATTTTTATCAGGTTGGAGTATTGGAATTTACGGACAAGTCACCAAACGAGCATTCTTTATAGGCAATAGTTATACTTACTTTAATACAATGCCTGAAATTATTAATCGCCTAGCCAATGCAAATGGAGATACATTGATACACGCCTCTAACACTCCTGGAGGAGCACAACTAGTACAACATGTTACCAATAACAACACAATGAATGGCATTCGACAGGGGAATTGGGACTATGTGATTATTCAAGAACAAAGCCAAAAACCTTCCTTCTCACCAGCTCAAGTAGCAACAGATGTATTACCTTATGCTGCGCAATTAAACGATAGTATTGTTGCTCATAACCCTTGTGCAGAAACCGTCTTTTATATGACTTGGGGGCGTAAGAATGGAGATCAGAACAATTGCCAATTTTATCCGCCTGTATGTACCTATGATGGCATGCAAAGTAGATTAAGGAGTAGTTATTTATTAATGACGAACCAAAATCAAGGAATTTGCTCTCCTGTTGGAGCAGCATGGAAAGTAGTTCGAGATAGTTTTCCTACAATGGAACTCTACAATCCAGACCAAAGCCATCCCTCTTATGCTGGTTCTTACTTAGCAGCCTGTACTTTTTACACTACATTATTTAGAAAAAGTCCTATCGGATTAAATTTCTATGGCAATTTATCGGCCTCTGACGCACAAGCTTTGCAGCGAATTGCAGCGATGGTTGTCCTTGACAGTTTGGCTAATTGGTCCATAGGAACTTATGATGTTCAGGCAAACTTCAACACTAATGTAAACTTAGATTCTGCAAGTTTTACTAATAACAGTAGTTATTCAAACAACTTCTTTTGGGATTTTGGTGATGGAACTCCTATCTCAACCTTGACCAATCCCCTACATATTTTCGATACAACAGGCACCTATTCTGTTACCTTAATTGCTAGCGATAGTTGTGGTAATTCTGATACTACGACACAAAACATTGTCATTAGCATCCCTACGAATTTAAAGCAATTTAAAAAAATTGAAAAAAATGTGCACATATACCCCAACCCCTCAAGTGGCTATATAACAATAAGTTGCAAGGAATCTATTAAAGAAATTAATATAATAAATTCACTTGGATTAGAAGTTTTTTCTCGAAAAAATTTGAATAATCAAAAAAATGTTATAAATTTGGATACATACACTAGAGGGGTTTATTACATACAACTCAAATTAAACTCTAGTCAATGGATATCGAAAAAACTTGTATTACAATAG
- a CDS encoding site-specific integrase, with amino-acid sequence MKLIQAIEFAFELKARESRRNSIVTYSSFVSIFTNYLKETKKANYKLEDFTKKEAIQYLDYVLVKRNVSALTRNNYLKAMKVLFYVLIDRDYIKTNPFSGIKKLKIERKRRTVFSRSECGIICNYLKGRDNGLLLAISLCYYCALRPSEIRRLKVQDIDLTNGFITLDGTETKNKNLARITMPNHLVEFCKEIGIKKYPANFHIMGYQLRPALEPCGFNTIRRTHLKVLRELEEYRLLTDIENKSFYSWKDTAARDMIEEGVNAAALMKHFRHASLETTQKYLESFGVKNDRIRELRSKIF; translated from the coding sequence ATGAAGTTAATCCAAGCCATTGAGTTTGCCTTTGAATTAAAGGCAAGAGAATCTCGAAGAAACTCTATTGTAACTTACAGTAGTTTTGTAAGTATTTTTACAAATTATCTGAAAGAGACAAAAAAAGCCAACTATAAGTTGGAAGATTTTACGAAGAAGGAAGCCATCCAGTATTTAGATTATGTACTTGTCAAACGTAATGTTTCAGCCCTAACAAGAAACAATTATTTAAAAGCTATGAAGGTGCTTTTTTATGTTTTGATAGATCGTGATTATATAAAAACAAATCCTTTTTCGGGAATCAAAAAATTAAAGATAGAGCGAAAAAGGCGAACCGTATTCAGTCGTTCAGAATGTGGTATTATTTGCAATTACTTAAAGGGGAGGGATAATGGTTTGTTATTAGCAATTTCTTTGTGCTACTACTGCGCTTTGCGACCGTCTGAAATTAGAAGGCTAAAAGTGCAAGATATTGACCTGACAAACGGTTTTATTACGCTTGATGGTACCGAAACGAAAAATAAAAATCTAGCTCGTATTACGATGCCCAACCACTTGGTTGAATTTTGTAAAGAAATAGGTATTAAAAAATATCCTGCTAACTTTCATATTATGGGCTATCAATTGCGCCCTGCTTTAGAGCCTTGTGGATTCAATACTATAAGAAGAACTCATTTGAAGGTGTTAAGAGAGTTGGAGGAGTACAGACTATTGACCGATATAGAGAATAAATCCTTTTATAGTTGGAAGGACACCGCCGCCCGTGATATGATAGAAGAGGGGGTAAATGCAGCGGCTCTGATGAAACATTTTAGGCATGCTAGTTTGGAGACTACACAAAAGTATTTGGAAAGTTTTGGAGTTAAAAATGATAGGATTAGAGAATTGAGGAGTAAGATTTTTTGA
- a CDS encoding N-6 DNA methylase, with protein MVHLHKIFTKLNLSEGNGLFLSNTQRESLFSNRIERLLVNVIKPDAFFCVDNKPFILFFENLKNKKEKLKQIWNYNESPIIIISENDSVEIYNGFEFIVQNESLKFLGGGDKLDDFNYFELVTGDTWEKYEKNFNTTNRVDYHLLSNIKATREKLILQSLSSELANSILGKIIFVRYLIDRKVKLDFEQQGESRFWTNDEFCELLLDKNRVISFFEYLKVKFNGDLFPLTDNDINSIPISCFNTLVQLLLGNEVSSGQISLFDLYDFSIIPVEFISNIYELFIGQNEQEKEGAYYTPLFLVDYVLAETVEQKLRYKKSSDCKVLDPSCGSGIFLVETLRKIIEKYQKNNPKYLDDPENYKRELNQLVFDNIFGIDKDKSAINVAIFSIYLTLLDYQNPSDIESFRFPVLKGVNFFVNDFFDTKAIFNNIINVHSFDFILGNPPWKRGKGEKKYPLFDQYIDRRKKEEETADSSIEIKISNKEIAQAFVLRTSDFSSKNTKVGFIVTSKILYNLNAKGFREYFLDKFLIYKVFELSPVRKEIFNNSNDKAVAPASILFYKYSPDELTDENVIEHITLKPSRFFSLFKIFTIQRADYKRVVQKRLKDYDYLWKVLVYGNYLDFNLIRRLKEKYESILDIINDVEKFYFGQGIQVGGGDKRDASVHVGKKYINSRKDIEPFWINSSTNEKWDEPIVHRPKVEKLFRGPMILITKGFKKTFRCVSGYIDDDVVFRDALTSINAFDVADSDILKLISGILNSSLFSYINLQTFSSSGIEREQAHNTEKFSIPFVFDKSILSIYNEIVNLKKELKSFTGIISGSNNSIIDLKIKELDAAVLSAFSFSDQDQDLLKYSTDVMIPIIMKHKGHERKFASLNLDSHILMDYISMFLDSFNSVYKKQNLKLIVDVKHSSQIIGLFFKVVSQKQNINSIETSGMSDNAILSMLLSLGIHKVTDRLFIQKDIRGFEEDGFYIIKPNEYKLWHKGIAHLDLNEFKNAILMAGKK; from the coding sequence GTGGTACACTTACATAAAATATTTACCAAACTTAATCTTTCTGAAGGAAATGGTCTTTTTTTGAGTAATACTCAGAGAGAGAGTTTATTTTCAAATAGGATAGAGAGGCTTTTAGTGAATGTTATCAAGCCTGATGCTTTTTTTTGTGTTGATAATAAACCTTTTATTCTTTTTTTTGAGAATCTCAAAAACAAAAAAGAAAAACTTAAACAGATTTGGAATTATAATGAATCTCCAATAATTATAATATCAGAAAATGATTCTGTAGAAATTTATAATGGATTTGAGTTTATTGTTCAAAATGAATCTTTAAAATTTTTAGGTGGTGGAGATAAACTTGATGATTTTAATTATTTTGAATTAGTTACAGGTGACACATGGGAAAAGTATGAAAAAAATTTCAATACAACAAATAGGGTAGATTATCATTTATTAAGTAATATTAAAGCTACAAGAGAAAAACTTATTTTACAATCTCTTTCTTCTGAGTTAGCAAATTCTATTTTAGGTAAAATAATTTTTGTTCGTTATCTGATTGATAGAAAAGTAAAGTTAGACTTTGAACAACAGGGTGAATCCCGATTTTGGACTAATGATGAATTTTGTGAACTATTGTTAGATAAAAACAGAGTAATTAGTTTTTTTGAGTACTTAAAAGTGAAGTTTAATGGCGACCTATTTCCCCTTACAGATAATGATATTAACTCAATTCCTATTTCTTGTTTTAACACGTTGGTTCAGTTATTGCTAGGTAATGAGGTTTCATCAGGACAGATTTCGCTCTTTGATTTATATGACTTTTCTATAATTCCTGTAGAATTTATTAGTAATATATATGAACTATTCATAGGACAAAATGAACAGGAAAAAGAAGGAGCTTATTACACACCTCTATTTTTAGTAGATTATGTGTTAGCTGAGACAGTTGAACAAAAATTAAGATACAAAAAAAGTAGTGATTGTAAAGTACTTGATCCTTCTTGTGGTTCAGGTATCTTTTTAGTAGAAACTTTACGAAAAATTATTGAAAAATATCAAAAGAATAATCCAAAATATTTAGATGATCCTGAAAATTATAAAAGAGAATTAAATCAACTTGTTTTTGATAATATATTTGGAATAGATAAAGATAAAAGTGCAATAAATGTTGCTATATTTTCAATTTATTTAACACTGTTAGATTATCAAAATCCATCTGATATAGAGAGTTTTAGGTTTCCAGTTTTAAAAGGAGTTAATTTTTTTGTAAACGATTTTTTTGATACTAAAGCAATTTTTAATAATATAATTAATGTTCACTCTTTTGATTTTATTTTAGGAAATCCTCCATGGAAAAGAGGAAAAGGAGAGAAAAAATATCCTTTGTTTGATCAATACATTGATAGGAGGAAAAAAGAAGAGGAAACAGCTGATTCATCTATAGAAATAAAAATTAGTAATAAGGAGATTGCCCAAGCTTTCGTTCTAAGAACTAGTGATTTTTCTTCAAAAAATACAAAAGTTGGTTTTATAGTTACAAGTAAAATACTCTATAATCTAAATGCTAAAGGATTTAGAGAGTATTTTCTAGACAAATTTCTAATCTATAAAGTTTTTGAATTATCCCCAGTTAGGAAGGAAATTTTTAATAATTCGAATGATAAAGCTGTAGCTCCAGCGTCTATACTATTTTATAAATATTCTCCTGATGAATTAACAGATGAAAATGTAATAGAGCATATAACTTTAAAACCTAGTCGTTTCTTTTCTTTATTTAAAATTTTTACAATCCAAAGAGCAGACTATAAGAGAGTAGTCCAAAAACGATTGAAGGATTATGACTATTTATGGAAAGTATTGGTGTATGGAAATTATCTAGATTTTAATCTAATTAGAAGATTAAAGGAAAAGTATGAGTCTATATTAGACATAATTAATGATGTAGAAAAGTTTTATTTTGGTCAAGGAATTCAGGTTGGAGGAGGAGATAAAAGAGATGCATCAGTGCATGTAGGGAAAAAATATATAAACTCAAGGAAAGACATAGAACCTTTTTGGATTAACTCTAGTACAAATGAAAAATGGGATGAACCAATTGTTCATAGACCTAAGGTTGAAAAGTTATTTAGAGGTCCAATGATTTTAATCACCAAAGGATTTAAAAAAACATTTCGTTGTGTTTCTGGATACATTGATGATGATGTCGTTTTTAGAGATGCTTTAACTTCTATTAATGCATTTGATGTAGCAGATTCAGATATATTAAAACTTATTTCAGGAATTTTAAATTCATCTTTATTTTCTTACATAAATTTGCAAACTTTTAGTTCATCAGGGATCGAAAGGGAGCAAGCTCATAATACAGAGAAATTTAGTATTCCATTTGTATTTGACAAGTCAATTCTCAGTATTTATAATGAAATAGTTAATCTAAAAAAAGAATTAAAGTCATTTACAGGTATAATTTCAGGTAGTAATAATAGTATAATTGATTTAAAAATTAAGGAATTAGATGCTGCTGTACTTTCTGCGTTTTCGTTTTCTGATCAAGATCAAGATCTTCTTAAATATTCTACAGATGTTATGATACCAATTATTATGAAGCATAAAGGACATGAGAGAAAATTTGCTTCATTAAATTTGGATAGTCATATATTAATGGATTACATTAGTATGTTTTTAGATTCCTTTAATTCAGTATATAAAAAACAAAATCTAAAACTAATAGTAGATGTAAAGCATTCAAGTCAGATAATTGGTTTATTTTTTAAAGTTGTTTCTCAAAAACAAAATATAAATTCAATTGAAACAAGTGGTATGTCTGATAATGCTATTTTGAGTATGTTGTTGTCACTAGGTATTCATAAGGTAACGGATAGGCTTTTCATTCAAAAAGATATTAGAGGTTTTGAAGAAGATGGATTTTATATAATAAAACCTAATGAATATAAACTTTGGCATAAAGGAATTGCACATCTTGATTTAAATGAATTTAAAAACGCTATTTTAATGGCAGGAAAAAAATAG